A genomic segment from Sphingomonas astaxanthinifaciens DSM 22298 encodes:
- a CDS encoding DNA-3-methyladenine glycosylase family protein, which translates to MVHSPESIDRALDHLTGAEPAFEAVIERHGVPEPRISERGTAALLRTIVGQQVSVAAARSMWNKLTEAYGDPPDLERLQAASDEELRALGQSRQKAGYLRSLAGLVLSGELDLASLPADNEEAIALLTRVKGIGRWSAEIYLLFAEGREDVFPAGDLAVQIELGRMFGLAERPSEKWLRERAEGWSPYRGAAALLAWHSYNTKVI; encoded by the coding sequence ATGGTCCACAGTCCCGAGAGCATCGACCGGGCGCTCGACCATCTGACCGGGGCCGAACCCGCTTTCGAGGCGGTGATCGAGCGGCACGGCGTGCCCGAGCCGCGTATCAGCGAGCGCGGCACGGCGGCGCTCCTGCGGACAATCGTCGGCCAGCAGGTCAGCGTCGCCGCCGCCCGCTCGATGTGGAACAAGCTCACCGAGGCCTATGGCGATCCGCCCGACCTCGAGCGGCTGCAGGCGGCGAGCGACGAGGAATTGCGCGCGCTCGGGCAGTCGCGCCAGAAGGCCGGCTATCTGCGCAGCCTCGCCGGGCTCGTCCTGTCGGGCGAGCTCGACCTCGCTTCGCTACCGGCCGACAATGAGGAAGCCATCGCGCTCTTGACCCGGGTGAAGGGCATCGGCCGCTGGTCGGCCGAGATCTACCTGCTGTTCGCCGAAGGGCGCGAGGACGTCTTCCCGGCGGGCGATCTCGCGGTCCAGATCGAGCTCGGCAGGATGTTCGGCCTCGCTGAGCGGCCGAGCGAGAAATGGCTTCGCGAGCGGGCCGAGGGATGGTCTCCTTACCGGGGTGCGGCGGCGCTGCTGGCGTGGCACAGCTATAACACCAAGGTGATCTGA
- a CDS encoding NADPH-dependent FMN reductase has protein sequence MSRRIVAIGGTTRPASSTERVLGLAADAAREMGAEINLFGGDYIASLPHYRGPDWTPDKGAELIAAVREADGILLATPGYHGTVSGMVKNAIDYLEELADDARPYLEGRPVGLIVTAFGHQAANSSMTTLRTIAHALRGWPTPFGAALKINADSFGADGRLADPDIAAQLRLVGGQVAQAAGRLG, from the coding sequence ATGAGCCGCCGCATTGTCGCCATCGGCGGGACTACCCGCCCCGCCAGCAGCACCGAGCGCGTGCTCGGGCTTGCTGCCGACGCCGCGCGCGAGATGGGGGCCGAGATCAACCTCTTCGGTGGCGACTATATCGCCTCCCTGCCCCATTATCGCGGACCCGACTGGACACCCGACAAGGGCGCCGAACTGATCGCGGCGGTGCGCGAGGCCGACGGCATCCTGCTCGCCACGCCCGGCTATCACGGCACCGTCTCGGGCATGGTCAAGAACGCGATCGACTATCTCGAGGAGCTCGCCGACGATGCCCGTCCCTATCTCGAGGGTCGGCCGGTCGGGCTCATCGTCACCGCCTTCGGTCACCAGGCGGCGAACAGCTCGATGACCACGCTGCGGACCATCGCCCATGCGCTGCGGGGCTGGCCGACGCCGTTCGGCGCGGCGCTCAAGATCAATGCCGACAGCTTCGGGGCCGACGGCCGTCTCGCTGACCCCGACATCGCCGCGCAGCTGCGGTTGGTCGGAGGCCAGGTCGCGCAGGCCGCCGGGCGCCTGGGGTGA
- a CDS encoding FGGY family carbohydrate kinase → MSERELLVLDAGTSSTRAIRYAPDGRVLGQCSRDIVQHYPGPGLVEHDAAEIWTKTLGCARQMVAEAGGPDRIAAIGITNQRETVVAWRRSTGEPLARAIVWQDRRTADRCRILREAGHEPQLQQRTGLRLDPYFSATKMGWLLANDAAVSSAGSDLALGTIETWLAWKLTGRQLTDASNASRTLLLDLEGKDWEPELLTLFGVPRAALGEVVGNAGNFGSTMPALFGAPIPLTALVGDQQSATIGQACLAPGQTKLTLGTGAFVLTNRGTARPQAAEGLLGTVLCELGGARQFALEGAIFVAGSLIKWLRDNLGIVRSAAETDALARSVPDNGGVAILPALSGLGAPYWKPDATAAITGLSFAATRAHVARAALETVSHQLVDLAAAFAAADCPWHDLRIDGGMAANDWLAQDIADMTGLAVGRPSDVETTARGAAILAAVGAGLYPDLALAAAAMTPSRDHFAPRDIGAERSTRLAAWRRLVDQA, encoded by the coding sequence GTGAGCGAGCGCGAGCTCCTGGTCCTCGACGCCGGGACCAGTTCGACCCGCGCCATCCGTTATGCCCCCGATGGCCGCGTGCTCGGCCAGTGCAGCCGCGACATCGTCCAGCATTATCCGGGCCCGGGCCTCGTCGAACATGACGCGGCGGAGATCTGGACCAAGACCCTGGGCTGCGCGCGGCAGATGGTCGCCGAAGCCGGTGGACCCGACCGGATTGCCGCCATCGGTATTACCAACCAGCGCGAGACCGTGGTCGCCTGGCGCCGCTCGACCGGCGAGCCGCTCGCCCGCGCGATCGTCTGGCAGGACCGCCGTACCGCCGACCGCTGCCGGATCCTCCGGGAGGCCGGGCACGAACCGCAGTTGCAGCAGCGGACCGGGCTTCGCCTCGATCCCTATTTCTCGGCCACCAAGATGGGCTGGCTGCTCGCCAATGACGCAGCCGTTAGCAGCGCCGGCAGCGACCTTGCGCTCGGCACGATCGAGACCTGGCTTGCCTGGAAGCTGACCGGTCGCCAGCTGACCGACGCCAGCAATGCCAGCCGCACGCTCCTCCTCGACCTCGAAGGCAAGGACTGGGAACCCGAGCTGCTGACCCTGTTCGGCGTGCCCCGCGCCGCGCTTGGCGAAGTGGTCGGCAATGCCGGGAATTTCGGATCGACGATGCCCGCGCTGTTCGGCGCGCCGATCCCCCTCACCGCCCTGGTCGGCGACCAGCAATCGGCGACAATCGGCCAGGCCTGCCTTGCCCCCGGCCAGACCAAGCTCACGCTCGGCACCGGCGCCTTCGTGCTGACCAATCGCGGGACCGCGCGCCCACAGGCGGCCGAGGGCCTGCTCGGCACCGTGCTGTGCGAACTCGGCGGCGCGCGCCAGTTTGCGCTCGAGGGCGCGATCTTCGTCGCCGGGAGCCTGATCAAGTGGCTGCGCGACAATCTCGGGATCGTCCGCTCGGCCGCTGAGACCGACGCGCTCGCCCGCTCGGTCCCCGACAATGGCGGGGTCGCCATCCTGCCCGCGCTCTCGGGTCTCGGCGCGCCCTACTGGAAGCCCGACGCGACCGCCGCGATCACCGGCCTCAGCTTCGCCGCCACCCGCGCCCATGTCGCGCGGGCTGCGCTCGAGACCGTCAGCCACCAGCTGGTCGACCTTGCCGCCGCCTTCGCCGCCGCCGACTGCCCGTGGCACGACCTCAGGATCGACGGGGGCATGGCCGCCAACGACTGGCTGGCGCAGGACATCGCCGACATGACCGGCCTCGCGGTCGGCCGACCGAGCGACGTCGAGACCACGGCGCGCGGCGCCGCGATCCTCGCCGCGGTGGGCGCGGGCCTTTACCCCGACCTCGCGTTGGCCGCCGCCGCCATGACCCCGTCCCGCGACCACTTTGCCCCGCGCGACATCGGTGCCGAGCGCTCGACCCGGCTCGCCGCGTGGCGCAGGCTGGTCGACCAGGCCTGA
- a CDS encoding DUF885 family protein, which produces MAAQSPVPAAAPASRGHAELVTLFREWRAFVSPRMVAGVPDYSAAAMTRQAAALPAWRARLAAIDRSGMSVAEANDARYVESEINALDFFQRVLRPWARDPGFYQNVFAEMSDVPAHEGPSAEPNVDLWQFRYPLTRADDRRLATLLETVPPLLAQARTNLAASTVHDLWAYGDRAFIDQVEALAALEAGTLSLNDLDGRRTASLAGASARLKAAVRNARLASESFAAWVKAEAPRRVGPSGVGKDNYNWYLKNVLLSPYDYDQQVVILQRELDRSLASLRIEEARNRAAPPIPELSDPAAYRRMAEGRNQRLWELLVSTGITPDRPYYRSALFGQLGDYTPPAQRNFFTHVTALDPLPLSSHQFHWIELARLKYEPHASPIRATPPLFNIYADRSEGFATAMEELLAQAGLYDDEPHGRELVWIMLANRAARGLASLRVQANEIDLAQAGQFHAAWTPRGWSDANSKLVGFEQLLYLRQPGYGPSYIIGKTQLDRLLAVQSHAAEVAGRPLTLGAAMTRIFASGIVQPSLIERELAAGAPRP; this is translated from the coding sequence ATGGCGGCCCAGTCCCCGGTCCCTGCGGCAGCGCCTGCCAGTCGCGGTCATGCCGAGCTCGTGACCCTGTTCCGCGAGTGGCGCGCTTTCGTCAGCCCACGAATGGTCGCCGGCGTCCCCGATTATTCGGCCGCGGCGATGACCCGGCAGGCCGCGGCGCTCCCCGCCTGGCGCGCGCGGCTGGCGGCGATCGACCGCAGCGGCATGAGCGTCGCCGAGGCCAATGACGCGCGCTACGTCGAGAGCGAGATCAACGCCCTCGACTTCTTCCAGCGCGTCCTCCGGCCGTGGGCACGCGACCCGGGCTTCTACCAGAACGTCTTCGCCGAGATGAGCGACGTCCCCGCGCACGAGGGCCCCTCGGCCGAGCCCAATGTCGACCTCTGGCAGTTCCGCTATCCCTTGACCCGCGCCGACGATCGCCGGCTCGCCACCCTGCTCGAGACCGTCCCGCCGCTCCTTGCGCAGGCCCGCACCAACCTCGCGGCAAGCACCGTCCACGACCTCTGGGCCTATGGCGACCGCGCCTTCATCGACCAGGTCGAGGCGCTCGCCGCGCTCGAGGCGGGGACCTTGTCCCTGAACGACCTCGATGGTCGCCGCACCGCCTCACTGGCGGGCGCGAGCGCGCGCCTCAAGGCCGCCGTCCGCAATGCCCGGCTGGCCTCGGAGAGCTTCGCCGCCTGGGTCAAGGCGGAAGCGCCACGGCGGGTCGGCCCTTCGGGCGTCGGGAAGGACAATTACAACTGGTATCTGAAGAACGTCCTGCTCAGCCCTTATGACTATGACCAGCAGGTCGTGATCCTCCAGCGCGAACTCGACCGGTCGCTCGCCTCTCTCCGGATCGAGGAAGCCCGCAACCGCGCCGCGCCGCCGATCCCCGAACTCAGCGATCCCGCGGCCTATCGGCGGATGGCCGAGGGACGCAACCAGCGCCTGTGGGAGTTGCTGGTATCGACCGGTATCACGCCTGACCGGCCTTATTACCGCTCCGCGCTCTTCGGCCAGCTCGGCGACTATACCCCGCCCGCGCAGCGCAACTTCTTCACGCACGTGACCGCGCTCGACCCGCTGCCTTTGTCCTCGCACCAGTTCCACTGGATCGAACTCGCGCGGCTGAAATACGAGCCGCACGCGAGCCCGATCCGCGCGACCCCGCCCCTGTTCAACATCTATGCCGACCGCTCCGAAGGCTTCGCGACGGCGATGGAGGAGTTGCTGGCGCAGGCCGGCCTCTACGACGACGAGCCCCATGGGCGCGAGCTGGTCTGGATCATGCTCGCCAACCGGGCCGCGCGTGGGCTCGCCTCGCTCCGGGTGCAGGCGAACGAGATCGATCTTGCCCAGGCCGGCCAATTCCACGCCGCCTGGACCCCGCGCGGCTGGTCCGATGCCAACAGCAAGCTCGTCGGCTTCGAGCAGCTGCTTTATCTCCGCCAGCCGGGCTATGGCCCCAGTTACATCATCGGCAAGACGCAGCTCGACCGGCTGCTCGCCGTCCAGTCGCATGCTGCTGAGGTGGCGGGTCGCCCCCTCACACTCGGCGCCGCCATGACCCGCATCTTCGCCAGCGGGATCGTCCAGCCCTCCCTGATCGAGCGCGAGCTGGCGGCCGGCGCGCCTAGGCCATGA